In the genome of Caldisphaera lagunensis DSM 15908, the window TTTTATTTTATGAAGAATTAAAGAAATTAAAGAACATAGATTATGATCATTTACTTAAGGCTAAAAAATTGGGATTTAGCGATAGGATATTAGCTAAAGCTATAGGGATTAAAGAAGAAGATGTTAGGGATATTAGGCTTAAAAATAACTTATCTCCAAAGATTAAACAAATAGATACCCTTGCTGGAGAATGGCCGGCTATATCTAATTATATGTATACAACTTACAATGGATTTGAAGATGATATTAAATTCAATGAGGATTATAATATATTAATAATAGGATCAGGAGTATTTAGAATTGGCGTTTCAGTAGAATTTGATTGGGGAACTGTTTCATTAATAGATTCTCTTAAAAAATATCATAATGTTTATGTATTAAATTATAACCCTGAAACAGTTTCTACAGATTGGGATATAGCTAAACAACTTTTCTTTGATGAAATAAACATTGAAAGAATTCTTGATATAACAGGAAAGACAAAAACAAAAAATGTTGTTTTATTTACTTCTGGCCAAATAGGGAATAACTTAGCAAAAGAATTAGAAGAAATGGGATTAAATATTTATGGAACATCAGGAAAAAGTATAGATATAGCTGAAGATAGGGAGAAATTTTCAATAATTTTAGATAAATTAGGCATTAAACAACCTCCTTGGTTTTCAGCAAAGAATATAAAAGAAGTAATGAGATTTGTTGATGAAATAGGATTTCCAGTATTAGTAAGGCCAAGTTATGTGTTGAGTGGTGCAAGCATGAGAATCGCTTATAATATTGACGAACTCATAAAGTATATAAATTCTGCAACAAAGGTTTCTCCAAGACATCCTATCATAATAACAAAATATTTTGAAGATTCTATTGAGGCTGAAATAGATGGTGTTTCTGATTCAAAAGGAGTTATAGGAGTTTTAAATGAACATGTAGAGGAAGCTGGTGTACATAGCGGTGATTCTACAATGGTTATACCTCATAGAAAAATAAGAGAAGAAGTTGCTAATGAAATGGGAAAGATTTCATTAATGCTTTCAAATGAATTAAAAATTAAAGGACCATTCAATTTACAATTTGTAATAAAAGACTCAATTCCATATATAATTGAATTAAATTTAAGGCAAAGTAGATCATTTCCATTTTCAAGCAAAGCTGTTGGAATGAATTTAATAGATTTAAGCGTTAAAGCAATAGAAGATGGTTTAGATTTAGATGGTTTTGAACTGATTAAACCAAAATCGTTTGGAGTTAAATCTCCTCAATTTTCATGGTCTCAATTAAAGGGAGCTTATCCTAGTTTGGGTGTTGAAATGAAAAGCACTGGTGAGGCTGCAAGTTTTGATTTTACATTTCATGGTGCATTATTGAAGAGTTGGTTATCAATTTCGCCAAATAGGTTACCTAATATTAATAAATCAATATTAATATATGGAATTAAGAATTTATTCGATTTAAAGGAGGCAAGCAAGACATTAGAAGAAATGGGTTATAATATATATACAATAGATGAGCTGGGAATTAGTGGAAAGGAGCTAAATTATGAAAAGGCTTATGAAATGACCTTAAACAAAAAGATAGATCTAATTATTACAGATGGATTTTTGATAGAAAAAGACTATAAAATTAGGAGGACTGCAGCAGATTTAAACATACCAATAATATTAAATGGCAAGCTTGGGAAAGAGATTAGCATGGCTATGAAAGAAAATAAATATACTTTTTATGAAAATAAAGCATATGGAGTAGGTATATAATAGTGAAAACAATTAATTTTAAATAAACTTTTGATTTTCCTTCATATTGTATAAAACCGTTTGAATTATTATTTTTGAAAATAATATGATCACATAAACAGAATAATGTATAATGGTAACAAATTTGAATAAAATGTTTTTAGTGTTTTATCTTTATTATGCAAATTTTAAAGAGTTGGGAGATTTTCTTAGTTTCATTTTAATAAAAATGATAAGAATAAATTATTATAAGCAATATAAAATTTTAGAGGATATTAGAATATACTTAATTTTTATTATTATTAAAGAAAGGTTATTTATTTTAGTATAACCCTTTTTATTGGGTGAATTAAAATGAAAATTGGTTTAATAGGTTTAGGTGTTATGGGTTATAGAGTAGCCGCGAATTTAAAAAATTCTAACATGCTTGATTACGTTTATAATAAAACAGAATCTAAGGCAATAGATTTTTCCAAAAAATATAACGTTACATATCTCAAGAATTTAACAGATCTTGCAAAAAACTCTGATTTTATAATAACAGTTTTATCTGATGATTATGCAGTCTCAAGTGTTATAAAAGAAATTTTGCCTTATTTAAAAAATAAAATATTGGTAGATTTATCTACAATTTCTCCAACTACTAGCATAAATTTATCTGAGCAGGTTGCTTCAAATGGTGGAATAATGTTTGATGCTCCAATGATTGGGACATCAGTAGATGTAGAACAGAAAAGAATTACTATAATAGTAGGTGGCCCTAAGGAGAAGTTTGATATTGTAAAAGATGTATTAAGCAATACATCTAACAAAGTAATTTATGCGGGAAAAAATGGAACAGGGTTATATATTAAATTAGCTGCTAACATGATGTTTGCTTCCTTTATGAGCGGGTTAGCTGAAGCAGTAAGCTTTGCAGAAAAGGCGGGAATTTCTAAAGAACAAATAACAGAACTTTTTCTGAATATTAGTAGTACCAGAAGTCCAGCAAGTAATTTAAAGCTTCCTAAGATGTTAAATTCAGACTTTGAAACTCAATTTGCATTAAAACATATGAGAAAGGATACAGAGATAATGGTAAGGGAGTCTCAAAATCTAAAGATGCCATTACCTTTAACTTCTTTAATATCGAATTTATTGAGAATTTCAGAAGGTCTTGGATTAGGTGAACTAGATGTTTCATCAATAATAGAATTTTATAGAAAAACGAGACAATGAATTATTAAATTATTAAAGCTTATTGATTTTATATTATTAAATTTGAGGTAATAGATTTTTGCAAAAATTTGAAGGTTTGCCTTCAGATGTTGATATAAAAATTTTTTAACATTGTTAATAATGCTAATAAATCTCATTACTTCGAAAGAGTTAAGATGATACAATGAATTATCATTACAAGATTATTGATTTCTACTTGGTGAGAGATAAGTTTATAAAAGATGTTCTATTGGCTTAATATTTAATAAGAGAAATGCAATTGGTATCCTAAGGATCCTAAGGAGAATAAAGGATACCATAAATGATACTCTTATCGTAAAGTATCTATATATACCTTATTTTTTATATATTAAAAATGTGAGACTATGTCTAAAAAATCTTATATATTAATAGCTATATTTTTAGTTATATTAATATTTGCTTCTTATATAGGACAAATGTTTTATTTGTTTGGTCCATCTAAATTAAGTATTTGGCCCTATTCATATACTTCAAAATTGAAGAATCAAACAATATATTTACAAGGCTTAAAAAGCCCAGTTAAAATAATTATTGATAATACAGGAGTTGCTCATATAATTGCTAATAATACTTATGATGCATTTTTTGCTGAAGGTTACTACACAGCTTATATGAGATTATTTCAACTAGAACTATTTGGTTTAACTGGAGCAGGTAATTTAAGTTCTTGGTTTGGTAATGTAACACTAAACACAGACCTATATGCCCATTATGTAGGATTTCCTCAAAATGCAAATTTTTCTTTAGAATACATAAAACAAAATTATCCAGTTATTTATTCTTATTTACAAGCATATTCTAATGGCATAAATGCCTATATAGCAAGAGCAGAAAGCTTGCATGAATTGCCTCCAATTTTTTATTTGTTAGGCATAAAACCATACAATTTTACTCCATTTTATTCAATTGCTTGGGGAGAAGTTATGTCATGGGGGCTAGCAAAAGGTTTTTGCGATGAGCTAAGACTTTCCCTAATTTATACTCATTTAGGTTATAATATAACACAAGAGTTCTTCCCATACTACCCATATTATACTAATGGTTCTATTACTGCAATGCCTGGTAATGGGACAGTTAATGGATTAAATCTTCAAAGCTTTAACATAAGTCCATCCTATTTTTGGTCTTTAAACTTTTATGATAGCTTTGCAAATGGTCTAAGCAATGAAACATTACATAAAGCAATACCATTAATTGTTTCATCTCTTAATGAAGTTTGCTCAGATCCATTAAGTTTCATTGATCTAGGAAGCAATGAATGGGAGGTAACAGGTAATTATAGTAATACAGGCTTTCCAATAATGGCTAATGATCCACACTTAACATTATATGATCCTTCACTATGGCTACCAATACAAATTGTTTCCCCAGGCTTAAACGTTACTGGTTATGAACTTGTAGGAGAACCAGGGGTTTTAATAGGACATACAGAATATACAGCATGGGGACTAACTACTCCATTGGGAGCTTCTAGTAATGCTTATCTTGAGATAGTTAACATGGATAATAAATCCTATTTATATGATGGAAATTGGTTACCTTTAAGACAATACAATTTTACTATTTTAAATAAGAAATACACAATATACTATACGAATAATGGTCCATTAATATCTTATAATAAATCTCTAAACATGGGAATTAGCCTTTATTGGGTAAATCAATATTATCCTTTTTTAACTATTGTGTCTGAATTTCTTTTAGATAACTCAACAAACTTTGCTCAGCTATTAAATGCGGCTAAATATTGGGTAGAGCCAACACAAAATTTGGCCATGGTATCTAAAAATGAAACAGGATTTATTACTGCAGGCCTTTATCCTTTGATAAGGATTACATTACCAAATAATAAAAGCATTGAAGTTGTAGGCTCTAGGACAATTTTAAATGGATCGATACAAAATTATGAACCAGTTGGTTATATACCATTTAATTATCTGCCACAATCTATTAACCCTAGTAGAGGTTTTGCATTTGCTCCAAACCAACCAACAGCATATTTAGATTATCCATATCCATTTATTGGAGGTTATTGGGTTTCAAATGGTAGGGCATTAACAATATATAGATATTTAAATTCTCATAAAAACATAACAATCCAAGAAATGGAATCATTACAAAGTAATGTTACAGACTCATGGGCATCTATTATAACTCCTATTATGGTTTCATGTTTGGAAAACCAAAGCCTTTCAAATATTTCAGAAAAAGGTGTTTCAATATTATCAACATGGAACTATACATTCTATCAAAATGAAGTTGCTCCAACAATTTATACATACACATTATTCAACATAATAAATAACGTTATTAATCCAATACTTAATCAATATGGTCTAAATCAATATAAGAATTTGCTAACTGGAACAGTGGGATTTTATGGAACAGATACATTGATTACAAGCGATATCGCTTATTTTGCAACTCATAATCCATCTTCACCTCTATTTAATGGAAGTGTTTGCAAAATAGTAAACACATCTTATAATCAAGCCATAAATTATCTTTATGAAAAGCTTGGCAATATATCAAATTGGGAATGGGGTAAGACGCATGTATTAGAATTAGTAAACCCTGCAGGTATATCATCTCTTAATTATGGTCCTGTACCTATTTGGGGTGATGGTTTTACTCCCTCAGCTGCATATTTTGTCTTTAATGGTACATTATATATACCTTTAATAGTTAGCGAGGGACCAAGCTTAAGGATTGTAAGTTCACCTGGAACAAATCAGTTTTATTCTGTATTTCCAGGAGGGCCTGGTGAAAATCCAGCTAGTCCATGGTTTGAGACTCAATTGAATTCATGGCTTAACTTTAAATATTATCCATTTTCACCTATTGTAAATATTAATGCAACATGGTATTTGCTTCCAAAGGGTGGATGAGATGAGAAAAATTAATATTGCCATAATATTAATTGGCATAATTTTAACTTTAATCTTTTCATATTTTATTCCA includes:
- a CDS encoding NAD(P)-dependent oxidoreductase — protein: MKIGLIGLGVMGYRVAANLKNSNMLDYVYNKTESKAIDFSKKYNVTYLKNLTDLAKNSDFIITVLSDDYAVSSVIKEILPYLKNKILVDLSTISPTTSINLSEQVASNGGIMFDAPMIGTSVDVEQKRITIIVGGPKEKFDIVKDVLSNTSNKVIYAGKNGTGLYIKLAANMMFASFMSGLAEAVSFAEKAGISKEQITELFLNISSTRSPASNLKLPKMLNSDFETQFALKHMRKDTEIMVRESQNLKMPLPLTSLISNLLRISEGLGLGELDVSSIIEFYRKTRQ
- the carB gene encoding carbamoyl-phosphate synthase (glutamine-hydrolyzing) large subunit, translated to MREAIKKVLVIGSGPIKIAEAAEFDYSGSQALKAIKEEGIETILVSPNVATIQTSYRMADKIYMLPINFESLSNVIEMERPDGIMIGFGGQTALNVGIELYDKGVLKKYGVNVLGTPIDGIKRALSREKFRETMIKHNIPVPLSFSSRNEDDALNKARKLGYPIMIRVSYNLGGRGSFVAWNEDELKNNLKKAFSQSYINEVLLEKYLHHYKELEYEVMRDSYGNKAVIACIENLDPMGVHTGESIVISPCQTIDNNEYQTMRTLTMRVADSIDLIGESNVQFALSPISDETYVIETNPRMSRSSALASKITGYPLAYVSAKLAFGYKIYEIINKITGITTSCFEPSLDYVAIKIPRWDLNKFEKSEKSIDSEMKSIGEVMGIGRSFEEAFQKAIRMLDINEEIVENEIYNSDMSKEEALCKLKERNAYWFLYLSKAIKEGASDDEIYEKTGIDKFYISKIRNIILFYEELKKLKNIDYDHLLKAKKLGFSDRILAKAIGIKEEDVRDIRLKNNLSPKIKQIDTLAGEWPAISNYMYTTYNGFEDDIKFNEDYNILIIGSGVFRIGVSVEFDWGTVSLIDSLKKYHNVYVLNYNPETVSTDWDIAKQLFFDEINIERILDITGKTKTKNVVLFTSGQIGNNLAKELEEMGLNIYGTSGKSIDIAEDREKFSIILDKLGIKQPPWFSAKNIKEVMRFVDEIGFPVLVRPSYVLSGASMRIAYNIDELIKYINSATKVSPRHPIIITKYFEDSIEAEIDGVSDSKGVIGVLNEHVEEAGVHSGDSTMVIPHRKIREEVANEMGKISLMLSNELKIKGPFNLQFVIKDSIPYIIELNLRQSRSFPFSSKAVGMNLIDLSVKAIEDGLDLDGFELIKPKSFGVKSPQFSWSQLKGAYPSLGVEMKSTGEAASFDFTFHGALLKSWLSISPNRLPNINKSILIYGIKNLFDLKEASKTLEEMGYNIYTIDELGISGKELNYEKAYEMTLNKKIDLIITDGFLIEKDYKIRRTAADLNIPIILNGKLGKEISMAMKENKYTFYENKAYGVGI
- a CDS encoding penicillin acylase family protein, with translation MSKKSYILIAIFLVILIFASYIGQMFYLFGPSKLSIWPYSYTSKLKNQTIYLQGLKSPVKIIIDNTGVAHIIANNTYDAFFAEGYYTAYMRLFQLELFGLTGAGNLSSWFGNVTLNTDLYAHYVGFPQNANFSLEYIKQNYPVIYSYLQAYSNGINAYIARAESLHELPPIFYLLGIKPYNFTPFYSIAWGEVMSWGLAKGFCDELRLSLIYTHLGYNITQEFFPYYPYYTNGSITAMPGNGTVNGLNLQSFNISPSYFWSLNFYDSFANGLSNETLHKAIPLIVSSLNEVCSDPLSFIDLGSNEWEVTGNYSNTGFPIMANDPHLTLYDPSLWLPIQIVSPGLNVTGYELVGEPGVLIGHTEYTAWGLTTPLGASSNAYLEIVNMDNKSYLYDGNWLPLRQYNFTILNKKYTIYYTNNGPLISYNKSLNMGISLYWVNQYYPFLTIVSEFLLDNSTNFAQLLNAAKYWVEPTQNLAMVSKNETGFITAGLYPLIRITLPNNKSIEVVGSRTILNGSIQNYEPVGYIPFNYLPQSINPSRGFAFAPNQPTAYLDYPYPFIGGYWVSNGRALTIYRYLNSHKNITIQEMESLQSNVTDSWASIITPIMVSCLENQSLSNISEKGVSILSTWNYTFYQNEVAPTIYTYTLFNIINNVINPILNQYGLNQYKNLLTGTVGFYGTDTLITSDIAYFATHNPSSPLFNGSVCKIVNTSYNQAINYLYEKLGNISNWEWGKTHVLELVNPAGISSLNYGPVPIWGDGFTPSAAYFVFNGTLYIPLIVSEGPSLRIVSSPGTNQFYSVFPGGPGENPASPWFETQLNSWLNFKYYPFSPIVNINATWYLLPKGG